One genomic window of Vibrio mangrovi includes the following:
- a CDS encoding HD domain-containing phosphohydrolase: MSEKIKLSRFSIKMTVMSLFIVLSSLIIAVALSLQYYFSRHLAQESSHILFSSTAQRISEKINSLDVESGDLALLLSQYPGISDKDTGGTQRPITNVMAQAMRQKPYLYAIYIGYQNGNFYELINLDSSENLRETLQATASDRWLIVHIYDTPSGRQREFKYLNDQFRLTHQRSEPSRYYANVRPWYRDAMKNNTLIKTEPYIFHNTQAPGTTYAKRIPDSNNVIAVDISLATLSAYLHQNRLLEKSNTLLFDRSGKIYAHSFAMNRHDDLSSVTRLPLTTQEQQYLDGLGTIRVSNEENWPPFDFSYSGQPQGYSIDLLNLLARKLGLTIEYSNGYTWTELVDLFQQQKLDMLHSVFYTAQREKWGLFSQPYLKLAPVLVTREDHQPVTDLEQLNHGKTVAIPAGWAFVDLVRNNYADIKVLEVKDTLAGLKAVSDHQADAAFDNYRVVQYFIDRYSLKGLTLHTELNQTAYQLDQQLRFLVHHEQPELQALLNKAILSLTPAERDRIEAKWLGGSAEAKMQRAISSGVVPSPAFVTLAVKSKHRDASAHDVLIGDEPYTLFVHRIESQLSTDSYVGIMVPTAVIQAPYMEKVNYSLLITLGLIVMLTPVLFSFANMIVSPVNQLAEENQKIRQRKFKAVKHVPSHIREINDLSRSISSMAVSIEEYQRHQEALIDSFIQLIAQAIDDKSPYTGGHCARVPELAMMLAESAANSKLPAFQNFNITGEEQWREFRVAAWLHDCGKVTTPEYIIDKGSKLETIYNRIHEIRMRFEVLWRDAEIAFWQGLASGESRPTLEAILSERHRQLSDDFAFIAHCNIGSDFMDDEKVARIGQIAQQTWTRHLDKRLGLSPQEAKHVASIADQSVPAQEALLADLAEHIIPWTRSPQDKVADDMQMEIPEHQSNLGEIYNLSIRKGTLTEEDRYRINEHIIATIQMLNALPLPEELARIPEIAGGHHEKLDGTGYPKRLSAKELSIEARILAIADVFEALTASDRPYKEAKTLAQAIDIMAKMTQEQHLDSDLFQLLLSSNIYQQYASRFLDKAQCDEVNIEKYLLRK, encoded by the coding sequence ATGTCCGAAAAAATAAAATTATCAAGATTCAGTATTAAAATGACGGTAATGTCTCTGTTCATTGTCCTGTCATCTCTGATTATTGCAGTTGCTTTATCGCTGCAATACTACTTCAGCCGCCATCTGGCTCAGGAATCCTCTCATATACTCTTCAGTAGTACCGCACAACGTATCAGTGAGAAAATCAATTCACTCGATGTTGAAAGCGGAGATCTGGCATTGCTGCTTTCTCAATATCCTGGTATTTCGGATAAGGATACCGGTGGAACACAACGCCCAATCACCAATGTGATGGCACAGGCCATGCGCCAGAAACCTTACCTTTATGCGATTTATATCGGCTATCAAAACGGTAATTTCTACGAACTGATTAATCTGGACAGTAGTGAAAACCTGAGAGAAACGCTTCAGGCAACCGCAAGCGATCGCTGGTTAATTGTTCATATTTATGACACGCCATCCGGTCGCCAACGCGAATTTAAATATCTCAACGATCAATTCAGACTGACTCATCAACGCAGTGAGCCCAGCCGTTATTATGCCAATGTTCGTCCCTGGTACAGAGACGCCATGAAAAATAACACACTGATCAAAACCGAACCCTACATTTTTCATAACACTCAGGCGCCGGGAACCACATACGCTAAACGGATCCCGGACAGCAATAATGTCATCGCGGTCGATATTTCACTCGCCACTTTATCCGCCTATTTACATCAGAACCGCCTGCTGGAAAAAAGTAATACATTACTCTTTGATCGAAGCGGTAAGATTTACGCCCATTCGTTTGCGATGAATAGGCACGATGATCTTTCATCAGTCACCAGACTCCCGCTCACGACGCAGGAACAGCAATATCTTGACGGTTTAGGCACCATCAGGGTTTCAAATGAAGAAAACTGGCCGCCGTTTGATTTCTCCTACAGCGGGCAACCTCAGGGATATTCAATTGATCTGCTGAACCTGCTCGCCAGAAAACTGGGATTAACCATCGAGTACAGTAACGGTTACACCTGGACCGAACTCGTCGATCTGTTTCAACAGCAGAAACTGGATATGCTCCACAGTGTTTTTTATACCGCCCAGCGAGAAAAATGGGGGTTGTTTTCCCAGCCTTATCTGAAACTGGCGCCGGTTCTGGTGACCCGCGAAGACCATCAGCCAGTCACCGATCTTGAGCAACTCAACCACGGAAAAACAGTCGCGATCCCTGCCGGATGGGCGTTTGTCGATCTGGTCAGAAATAACTATGCCGATATCAAAGTTCTCGAAGTCAAAGATACACTTGCCGGTTTAAAAGCGGTCAGTGACCATCAGGCGGACGCCGCATTTGATAACTACCGGGTCGTACAATATTTCATTGATCGTTACTCTCTTAAAGGACTGACTCTCCACACCGAACTTAACCAGACAGCCTATCAGCTCGATCAGCAACTCCGCTTTTTAGTCCATCATGAACAACCGGAACTACAGGCTCTGTTAAATAAAGCTATTTTGTCTCTGACCCCAGCTGAGCGGGATAGAATTGAAGCCAAATGGCTGGGCGGAAGTGCTGAGGCCAAAATGCAAAGAGCCATTAGCTCGGGTGTCGTTCCGTCTCCGGCTTTTGTCACTTTAGCGGTTAAAAGTAAGCATAGGGATGCAAGTGCACATGATGTCCTGATTGGTGACGAACCTTATACTCTTTTTGTACACCGTATCGAGTCCCAGCTCAGTACTGATAGCTATGTGGGAATTATGGTACCGACAGCCGTCATTCAGGCACCATATATGGAAAAAGTGAACTATTCCCTGTTAATCACTCTGGGCCTGATCGTCATGCTAACACCAGTTCTGTTTTCCTTTGCCAATATGATTGTGTCTCCGGTGAATCAACTTGCTGAAGAGAATCAGAAAATCAGACAAAGAAAATTCAAAGCGGTAAAACACGTTCCCAGCCATATCCGGGAAATCAATGACCTGTCGCGCTCCATTTCATCAATGGCCGTATCAATTGAAGAATACCAACGCCATCAGGAAGCACTAATCGACTCTTTCATTCAATTGATCGCTCAGGCGATTGACGATAAGTCACCCTACACCGGCGGACACTGTGCCCGAGTTCCGGAACTGGCTATGATGCTGGCAGAATCTGCAGCCAACAGCAAACTTCCGGCCTTTCAGAATTTCAATATCACCGGCGAAGAGCAATGGCGGGAATTCCGGGTCGCCGCCTGGTTACATGATTGCGGGAAAGTCACCACTCCTGAATACATCATTGATAAAGGCAGTAAGCTTGAAACGATTTATAACCGGATTCATGAAATTCGTATGCGTTTTGAAGTGTTATGGCGAGATGCAGAAATTGCCTTCTGGCAAGGTCTGGCTTCCGGAGAATCCCGTCCGACGCTAGAAGCTATTCTTTCTGAACGCCACCGGCAACTAAGCGACGATTTTGCCTTTATTGCTCATTGCAATATCGGTTCTGATTTTATGGATGATGAAAAGGTCGCCCGTATCGGGCAAATTGCACAGCAAACCTGGACACGCCATCTGGATAAGCGTCTCGGTCTGTCACCACAAGAAGCGAAGCACGTCGCCTCTATCGCCGATCAGTCCGTTCCGGCGCAAGAAGCCCTGCTTGCTGATTTAGCCGAGCATATTATTCCCTGGACACGCTCTCCACAGGATAAAGTCGCCGATGATATGCAGATGGAAATTCCTGAACATCAGTCGAATCTTGGAGAAATTTATAACCTGAGTATTCGTAAAGGAACACTCACTGAAGAAGACCGCTACCGGATCAATGAGCACATCATTGCGACCATCCAGATGCTAAACGCCCTGCCTCTTCCGGAAGAACTGGCCCGCATACCGGAAATTGCCGGAGGACACCATGAAAAACTCGACGGCACCGGCTATCCGAAACGCCTTTCAGCCAAAGAGTTATCAATTGAAGCCAGAATATTGGCCATTGCCGATGTATTTGAAGCACTCACAGCTTCCGACAGACCTTACAAAGAGGCAAAAACACTGGCACAGGCCATCGATATCATGGCAAAAATGACTCAGGAGCAACACCTCGACAGCGATCTGTTCCAGCTTCTGCTTTCCAGCAATATCTATCAACAGTATGCATCCCGCTTTCTGGATAAAGCACAGTGTGATGAAGTCAATATCGAAAAATATCTTTTGAGGAAATAA
- a CDS encoding adenosine deaminase — MSKKQKKSPEKNETQSDENKTRSVHETRKKIEEILDKRAFDKQFEL; from the coding sequence ATGAGTAAGAAGCAAAAAAAATCACCTGAGAAAAATGAAACGCAATCAGATGAGAATAAAACTAGATCTGTTCATGAAACCAGAAAAAAAATCGAAGAAATTCTCGATAAGCGAGCATTCGACAAACAGTTCGAACTTTAA
- the cspE gene encoding transcription antiterminator/RNA stability regulator CspE has protein sequence MSNKMTGLVKWFNETKGFGFITQDNGGADVFVHFNSIVSDGFKTLAEGQKVSFEVEQGKKGPQASNVVAI, from the coding sequence ATGTCTAATAAAATGACTGGTTTAGTTAAGTGGTTTAACGAAACAAAAGGCTTTGGTTTCATTACTCAGGATAACGGTGGCGCTGACGTATTTGTTCACTTTAATTCTATCGTATCTGATGGTTTTAAAACCCTTGCTGAAGGACAGAAAGTCAGCTTTGAAGTTGAGCAGGGTAAAAAAGGTCCTCAGGCTTCAAACGTTGTCGCTATCTAA
- a CDS encoding carboxylesterase/lipase family protein, whose protein sequence is MPGMMKRYAVMVMCVLFSKFAIGAPVKAPAGTFNGKVFPDMIQYRGIPFAKPPVGQLRWKAPQKADYVENFDATEFGAKCAQPTSLFSTDTSKIVGSEDCLYLNVYKPNDDHKNLPVMVWIHGGGHITGFGNQFDPSQLTIKHNLVSVTFNYRLGPLGYLSHPAFGGDSGNFGLLDQQLALKWVKENIQAFGGDPDNITIFGESAGGASTGMQIITPSSANLFNKAILQSGPFVNDHFIISRTEADQHGEKYAANLGCTMQDKSLLNCLQKVPVLKAVVTSGVDEKASATEWGPVYGTAIVPKKARDAFASNEFNHVAIINGTNSDEGNLFAYFMALAHRLETYDDAKRNTMLQIGEENIDAVMKAYPKEDYATPAKQYAQMMTDYMFACPAYEANRALGKKVDVYAYEFSDQNAPVVLKPLPAVGDFGAYHASDIVYVFQTQFDLAGPQDLSPAQMVLSDKIQSYWANFARTGTPNADDLFKWKKYDGNDANIIDLNPGKSGYTTDFSERHKCNVWHSVL, encoded by the coding sequence ATGCCAGGCATGATGAAACGGTATGCCGTCATGGTGATGTGTGTGCTCTTCTCTAAATTTGCGATCGGTGCACCGGTCAAAGCCCCAGCCGGGACCTTTAATGGCAAAGTTTTCCCGGATATGATTCAGTATCGCGGCATTCCTTTCGCCAAGCCTCCCGTGGGTCAGCTACGCTGGAAAGCGCCGCAAAAAGCCGACTATGTTGAGAATTTCGACGCAACTGAATTCGGGGCAAAATGTGCCCAGCCAACCTCTTTGTTCTCCACAGATACCTCGAAAATTGTCGGCAGTGAAGACTGTCTTTATCTGAATGTTTATAAACCGAATGATGACCATAAAAATCTTCCGGTTATGGTCTGGATTCATGGTGGCGGTCATATTACCGGCTTCGGGAATCAGTTTGATCCCAGCCAGTTAACCATTAAACACAATCTGGTTTCTGTTACTTTCAACTATCGCTTAGGACCTCTTGGATATTTATCCCACCCTGCATTTGGTGGTGATTCCGGCAACTTCGGTCTGCTCGATCAGCAACTGGCGTTAAAATGGGTAAAAGAGAATATTCAGGCTTTTGGCGGAGACCCTGACAATATCACCATTTTTGGTGAGTCAGCCGGTGGTGCATCGACAGGTATGCAAATTATCACGCCAAGTTCTGCCAATCTGTTCAATAAAGCGATTCTGCAAAGCGGCCCGTTTGTGAACGACCATTTTATTATTTCACGTACCGAAGCGGATCAACATGGTGAAAAATATGCGGCTAATCTGGGATGTACGATGCAGGATAAATCGTTACTGAATTGTCTGCAAAAGGTGCCGGTACTGAAAGCTGTAGTCACCAGTGGTGTGGATGAAAAAGCATCCGCGACTGAATGGGGACCAGTTTACGGTACAGCGATTGTACCGAAGAAAGCCCGGGATGCTTTTGCATCGAATGAATTTAACCATGTCGCAATCATTAATGGTACGAATTCGGATGAAGGTAATCTATTTGCGTATTTCATGGCGTTGGCTCACCGACTGGAAACCTATGACGATGCCAAACGAAATACCATGTTGCAGATCGGGGAGGAAAATATTGATGCGGTGATGAAAGCCTATCCTAAAGAGGATTATGCAACACCGGCAAAACAATATGCTCAGATGATGACCGACTATATGTTTGCCTGCCCTGCTTATGAAGCGAATCGTGCGTTGGGCAAAAAAGTGGATGTTTATGCTTACGAGTTTAGCGATCAGAATGCTCCTGTGGTTCTGAAACCATTACCTGCCGTGGGCGACTTTGGTGCCTATCATGCGTCAGATATTGTTTATGTGTTCCAGACTCAGTTTGATCTTGCCGGTCCGCAGGATTTGTCTCCGGCACAGATGGTATTGTCGGATAAAATCCAGAGTTATTGGGCAAACTTTGCCAGAACCGGGACGCCGAATGCCGATGATCTCTTCAAATGGAAAAAATATGATGGTAACGATGCAAACATCATTGACCTGAATCCGGGGAAATCAGGTTACACCACTGATTTCAGTGAAAGACACAAATGTAATGTGTGGCATTCTGTCTTGTGA
- a CDS encoding glycosyl hydrolase family 28 protein — MKQKQWIKKTAASLVAASLFLSGYVSAHSVSEQTVSAHPKAAIFPKHLFWKPEVPTLAYDDTSIVLSWHQPLHRRKIVDYKIYQNGHLIGLSSGNNLRHAPAAQYIQAFFAEDTDGFHQRTTYLNYKVTGLSPDTVYRFAISAVYADGSESLHSAPLFAKTAPAYSRVVNIADYGAVGDGVTVNTSQIQQAIDSCADGSQSAYGCKVVIPADRADSGGAVFVSGALFLHSNMTLEIETGATLQGSTNAQDYPLEQGYQLYSFKTNPTDSRRPPSLLNALAEEHRNGSVDEQIGYDHRRNVFHNIRIVGGGTIDGSGWQRSGQDTIDEIGNKLAYYQPGGREEVFHLGRLASQQMMAAWREQNAQWQTKADLLKLIEKSYGGYNGQLNKDLYANRRSSLATFRGVTNFYFAGLTLRNPAYHTIMFLEGKNSVFAYNTVQTFDVNNADGVEFGNSENSLIFGNFIDSGDDSINFAAGQGADYDENREDVNPTENIWIFNNYMREGHGAVVMGSHTGAWIQDLLAEQNVMFLNDNGLRMKSTTATGGGARRIIFRDNAMKNIGTRNATVIHGTKIENRGGTGYPFVMTLAYSAGDNVFTDAEKPAQFKDILIDHITLDNLSVKTGKSVIRIDGYDGVGVSASYPEVFHENIVFSNLKMKNVMATSIDHLRHALFWNVSVFGENTDSFWHIKNSKQVYFIGVTPSHDPIYE; from the coding sequence ATGAAACAAAAACAATGGATAAAGAAAACAGCTGCCAGTCTGGTGGCTGCATCATTATTTCTGTCTGGCTATGTCTCTGCCCATTCTGTTTCTGAACAGACGGTCTCTGCACATCCGAAAGCGGCGATATTTCCTAAGCATCTATTCTGGAAACCGGAAGTACCGACACTGGCTTATGACGATACCAGCATTGTATTGAGCTGGCATCAGCCTCTTCATCGTCGGAAGATTGTCGATTATAAGATTTATCAGAATGGTCACCTGATTGGTTTGTCGAGTGGAAACAACCTTCGCCATGCACCGGCAGCTCAATATATTCAGGCTTTCTTTGCTGAAGACACTGATGGATTTCACCAGCGGACGACCTACCTGAATTATAAAGTGACCGGCTTGTCACCGGACACTGTTTACCGTTTTGCCATAAGTGCGGTGTATGCTGATGGTTCAGAATCTTTGCACAGCGCTCCTCTGTTCGCTAAGACTGCGCCGGCTTATTCCCGGGTGGTTAATATTGCTGATTATGGTGCCGTCGGAGACGGCGTGACGGTGAATACCTCACAAATCCAGCAGGCGATTGATAGCTGTGCCGACGGGTCACAGTCAGCATACGGCTGTAAAGTCGTTATCCCGGCGGATCGGGCCGACAGCGGCGGTGCAGTTTTTGTTTCCGGAGCGCTGTTTTTGCACAGTAACATGACACTGGAAATTGAAACCGGTGCAACCTTGCAAGGTTCGACGAATGCACAGGATTATCCGTTAGAACAGGGTTATCAGCTCTACAGTTTCAAAACGAATCCGACGGATTCCCGTCGTCCGCCTTCCCTGCTGAATGCTTTAGCAGAAGAACATCGTAACGGCTCGGTTGATGAACAGATCGGGTACGATCACCGACGGAATGTTTTCCACAATATCCGGATTGTTGGTGGCGGTACTATTGACGGTAGTGGCTGGCAACGTTCGGGACAGGATACGATTGATGAAATCGGTAACAAGCTTGCCTACTATCAGCCGGGGGGACGGGAAGAAGTCTTTCACTTAGGCCGGTTGGCGAGCCAGCAGATGATGGCTGCATGGCGGGAGCAGAATGCACAGTGGCAGACGAAAGCCGACTTACTGAAACTCATTGAAAAATCCTATGGTGGTTATAACGGTCAGTTGAATAAGGACTTATATGCCAATCGTCGTTCGAGTCTGGCGACGTTCCGTGGTGTGACTAATTTCTACTTTGCCGGTCTGACACTGCGTAATCCGGCATACCATACCATTATGTTCCTGGAAGGGAAGAACTCGGTTTTTGCCTATAACACGGTACAGACTTTTGATGTCAATAATGCTGATGGTGTGGAATTCGGTAACAGTGAAAATTCTCTGATTTTCGGTAACTTCATCGATAGTGGCGATGACAGTATCAACTTTGCAGCCGGGCAGGGTGCCGATTATGACGAGAACCGGGAAGATGTGAATCCGACAGAAAATATCTGGATATTTAATAACTACATGCGGGAAGGGCATGGCGCTGTGGTTATGGGCAGCCATACCGGTGCCTGGATTCAGGATCTTCTTGCCGAGCAGAATGTGATGTTTCTGAACGATAATGGCTTGCGGATGAAGAGCACGACAGCAACCGGTGGTGGTGCCCGCAGAATTATTTTCCGTGATAACGCGATGAAAAATATCGGTACCCGGAATGCGACAGTTATTCATGGGACGAAAATTGAGAACCGGGGCGGAACCGGTTATCCGTTTGTAATGACTTTAGCTTATTCGGCTGGTGATAACGTATTTACCGATGCAGAGAAACCTGCCCAGTTTAAGGATATTTTAATCGATCATATTACTCTGGATAATCTCTCGGTAAAAACCGGTAAGTCGGTCATCCGAATTGATGGCTATGATGGTGTTGGGGTGAGTGCTTCTTATCCTGAGGTTTTCCATGAGAATATCGTATTCTCCAATCTGAAAATGAAAAATGTCATGGCAACTTCGATTGATCATCTGCGTCATGCGTTATTCTGGAATGTGTCCGTTTTCGGTGAGAATACCGATTCATTCTGGCATATCAAAAACTCAAAGCAGGTCTATTTTATCGGGGTAACGCCATCTCATGATCCGATTTATGAGTGA
- a CDS encoding methyl-accepting chemotaxis protein: MKQLGLKKLLILSVMLLVGMSVSITSYVLYSQEEKALTKSVFDTSENYVASKATVIETILEEKIDGIHQLSRRYQRQGLKKSEDEVIELVQSLADAMNLKSFVIGLEDGRAYWSMEDSAWPNHRLAGDVRDISWYQQGRAADGVVVTAPYLGSSGKTYWISILEKIEGGVFSADLDLAFLNQIVKESNELPGAVALILDQDSRILATTSSALKTGEKLSGIEWARTLVSQMVSQESTHADYVLNGTDKIMFSHRIHLGKKTWYYMIGLDKSVVFAQLTTARNSAIIFSLLASFVSVVLTYFLIQVLYRPILSLKETIQGLASGHGDLTQRLKVESNDDLGQISQGVNQFIENLQHMMLEIQQAGYSLQSNVEHMLSQSERNSTILKNHVSETEQVVTAIEEMSSTAGSMATDAANTASLVSRTNETSMESRHIIDRSKQTVSALIEDVEHSVSDVHNMTLETQKINEILSVIGEIAEQTNLLALNAAIEAARAGEQGRGFAVVADEVRSLASRTKDSTTEVEQALKSLANGNHAVVSSMEHTRTRCQDTAEGAGQAADSLEVISRHVMEINDLSSQIATAAEEQSCVTQELSRNMSAINDIVVELESIGQQSVKDMGEIADINQNLTSIVGRFKL; encoded by the coding sequence ATGAAACAACTTGGATTAAAAAAACTGCTGATTTTATCCGTTATGTTGCTGGTCGGGATGTCTGTATCAATCACCAGTTATGTGCTCTATTCTCAGGAAGAGAAGGCACTGACAAAAAGTGTTTTTGATACGAGTGAGAATTACGTTGCATCGAAAGCTACTGTGATTGAGACGATTCTGGAAGAAAAAATCGACGGGATTCATCAACTGTCCCGAAGATACCAGCGACAGGGGCTGAAAAAATCCGAAGATGAAGTTATTGAACTGGTCCAGTCTCTGGCTGATGCGATGAACCTGAAAAGTTTTGTGATTGGTCTGGAAGACGGTCGGGCTTACTGGAGTATGGAGGATTCAGCCTGGCCAAATCACCGGCTGGCAGGAGACGTGAGAGATATTTCCTGGTATCAGCAGGGACGGGCAGCCGATGGCGTTGTCGTTACTGCTCCTTATCTGGGGTCATCCGGAAAAACGTATTGGATCAGTATTCTGGAAAAGATAGAAGGTGGAGTTTTTTCTGCGGATCTGGATCTGGCTTTTTTGAATCAAATCGTGAAAGAATCAAATGAACTTCCGGGCGCTGTGGCTCTGATTCTCGATCAGGATAGCCGTATTCTGGCAACCACCTCATCGGCATTGAAGACCGGAGAAAAGCTTAGTGGTATCGAATGGGCCCGGACTTTGGTTTCTCAGATGGTGAGTCAGGAATCCACACATGCCGATTATGTGCTCAATGGTACCGATAAGATTATGTTTTCACATCGGATCCATCTGGGTAAAAAGACTTGGTATTATATGATTGGACTGGATAAGTCGGTGGTCTTTGCCCAGTTAACTACAGCAAGAAACAGTGCGATCATTTTTTCGTTGCTGGCTTCTTTTGTCAGTGTGGTTCTGACTTATTTCCTGATTCAGGTTCTCTATCGTCCGATTCTGTCTCTGAAAGAAACGATTCAGGGGCTGGCCAGTGGTCATGGTGATTTGACCCAGCGTCTGAAAGTTGAAAGTAATGATGATCTCGGCCAGATCTCTCAAGGGGTGAATCAGTTCATTGAAAATCTGCAACATATGATGCTGGAGATCCAACAGGCTGGCTATTCCCTGCAATCGAATGTTGAACATATGCTCAGCCAGTCGGAGAGAAACAGTACGATATTGAAGAACCACGTTTCAGAAACCGAACAGGTTGTCACTGCAATTGAAGAAATGAGTTCGACAGCTGGTTCGATGGCGACAGATGCGGCCAATACGGCCAGTCTGGTGAGCCGTACCAATGAAACCAGCATGGAATCCCGCCATATTATTGATCGCTCCAAACAGACGGTTTCAGCATTGATTGAAGATGTGGAACATTCCGTCAGTGATGTGCACAACATGACGCTTGAGACTCAGAAAATTAACGAGATACTGAGTGTCATCGGTGAAATTGCAGAGCAGACGAATTTACTGGCTCTGAATGCTGCAATTGAAGCAGCACGTGCCGGAGAGCAGGGGCGGGGGTTCGCTGTGGTTGCCGATGAAGTGCGCAGTCTTGCCAGCCGGACTAAAGACAGTACGACCGAAGTCGAACAAGCTCTGAAAAGTCTGGCAAATGGCAACCATGCGGTGGTCAGCTCGATGGAACATACCCGAACCCGGTGTCAGGACACGGCCGAAGGTGCCGGTCAGGCTGCCGACAGTCTGGAAGTGATTTCCCGGCATGTGATGGAAATTAATGATCTGAGTTCTCAGATTGCGACGGCAGCTGAAGAGCAAAGCTGTGTAACTCAGGAGCTGAGCCGTAATATGTCTGCCATCAACGATATTGTGGTTGAGCTTGAGTCGATCGGGCAGCAATCGGTCAAAGACATGGGGGAAATTGCTGATATCAACCAGAACCTGACATCAATTGTCGGACGTTTTAAATTATAG
- a CDS encoding SpoIIAA family protein translates to MLKVTRHGINRLDLELSGKIDADNMRTAIDTLISQAEGIEKGQMLYDVVEFHIPSFEAIAIKIAHFPTLFRFMRQFSKVALLTDKNWLQKAGEFEGHLFPGMEIKAFHRDQRDAAEAWLSE, encoded by the coding sequence ATGTTGAAAGTGACACGACATGGCATCAATCGTCTGGATCTTGAACTGAGCGGTAAAATTGACGCAGACAATATGCGGACGGCGATTGATACTTTAATCAGCCAGGCTGAAGGGATCGAAAAGGGCCAGATGTTGTATGACGTTGTGGAATTTCATATCCCATCATTTGAAGCCATTGCGATTAAGATTGCTCATTTCCCGACACTGTTCCGTTTTATGCGACAGTTCAGCAAGGTCGCGCTGCTGACCGATAAAAACTGGTTACAAAAAGCCGGTGAGTTTGAAGGTCATCTGTTTCCGGGAATGGAAATCAAAGCATTTCACCGGGACCAGCGTGATGCAGCTGAAGCATGGTTATCTGAGTAG
- a CDS encoding ribonuclease Z, with product MMDILFLGTSAGLPTKARNVTATALLEAQGKGWYLIDCGEGTQHQLLHTSLSEHALRGIFITHVHGDHCYGLPGLLSSAGMKGRTEPLTIVAPRGIQAWIEAAIMHTQFFLPYELKFVAVEDFAGDTFGEFSVQTVSLSHRVPSYAYVFVSQHIEHKLQVEKLLAAGVPKGPLWGQLQSGHDVVYQGTSFCYTDFVTSHQRQFKAIICGDNDTPELLDEAGKDCDVLVHEATYTEEIGLLKAHYGHSYAAQVARFAESANIPNLLLTHISSRYQDDITHSPSIADILSEAQSVYSGHVSVVRDFERYRLDHSGVVTLVPADH from the coding sequence ATGATGGATATCTTATTTCTCGGAACCTCGGCCGGGTTACCGACCAAAGCACGGAATGTGACGGCGACTGCACTACTGGAAGCTCAGGGGAAAGGCTGGTACTTAATTGACTGTGGGGAAGGAACACAACACCAACTGTTGCACACCAGTCTGTCGGAACATGCTTTACGTGGTATTTTTATCACTCATGTGCATGGTGATCATTGCTATGGTCTGCCGGGTTTGCTGTCCAGTGCCGGGATGAAAGGACGGACTGAGCCGCTCACGATTGTTGCTCCGCGTGGAATTCAGGCATGGATTGAAGCTGCCATTATGCATACTCAGTTTTTTCTGCCCTATGAGCTGAAATTTGTCGCGGTAGAAGATTTTGCCGGTGATACTTTCGGTGAGTTTTCGGTCCAGACGGTCTCGTTGTCCCATCGGGTTCCTTCTTATGCTTATGTGTTTGTCAGCCAGCATATTGAACATAAGTTACAGGTTGAAAAACTTCTGGCGGCCGGAGTTCCTAAAGGACCACTCTGGGGACAGTTACAATCGGGTCACGATGTCGTCTATCAGGGAACTTCATTTTGCTACACTGACTTTGTGACTTCACATCAACGCCAGTTCAAAGCCATCATCTGCGGAGATAATGACACGCCTGAGCTGCTTGACGAGGCCGGAAAAGATTGTGATGTACTGGTACATGAAGCAACGTATACGGAAGAGATCGGTTTACTGAAAGCCCATTACGGACACAGTTATGCCGCTCAGGTTGCCCGTTTTGCCGAATCTGCCAATATTCCCAATTTATTACTGACCCATATCAGTTCTCGCTATCAGGACGATATCACACACTCTCCATCGATTGCGGACATTCTCTCGGAAGCTCAGAGTGTCTACTCCGGCCATGTTTCCGTGGTGAGGGATTTTGAGCGCTACCGACTGGATCATTCCGGGGTTGTGACACTTGTTCCTGCTGATCACTGA